A single region of the Nicotiana sylvestris chromosome 6, ASM39365v2, whole genome shotgun sequence genome encodes:
- the LOC138870207 gene encoding uncharacterized protein, giving the protein MAQMKNHKEKKTRNSKARATLFAAVLPQIFIRIMTMKSAFEVWSFLKKEYKRDERIKEMRILDLIREFKLQKMKDSNTVKEYSDILLNIANKVVKDQEEEDQLFVVSYFASDVSSESWPIDSGCTNHMIFEKELFKELKPTRVKKLIIGNGNYIPAKEIGTIAIETQPGTKTISDVLYVANFDQNLLTLGQLVEKSFKLYFEDNYCLIKDPAGQDLFKVKMRGKSFSLDPREEKQMVYSTKENVAELWHKRLRHYHYQGLVKMQKLKMVENLSDLEVNSTECHAYNLSEVDGVFWKFKNLVKNQSGCNIQALRSDNGKEYTLAKFISFCEDAEKDPKWRVAMKDELNMIEKNHTGKLVKRPKDRKVIRHKARLIVKGYAQVFGIDFSDTFAHVSKLETIILLLVIAAQKDWKVFQLDVKSAFLNGFLEEKIYVEQPEGFIVKGNEYEVYQLRKALKSTCEATLYIKDDEINFIVVSLYVDDMLVTGSNDELVKKFKEDMHHTFEMTDLGEMVHFPSMEIKQKVNEVFICQKKYAGHILKKFRMENCKETIIPMCHKEKLSKNDEAEKVDKTLYKSMVDCLMYLTITRPDILYNVSLLSRFTNFAIDTHFRVAKRVMRYVKGTLNFGIKFYVNQKYVL; this is encoded by the exons ATGGCACAGATGAAGAATCACAAggagaagaaaacaagaaattcaAAGGCTAGAGCAACATTATTTGCTGCAGTCTTACCACAAATCTTTATCAGGATTATGACAATGAAATCGGCGTTTGAGGTCTGGAGTTTTCTGAAGAAAGAATATAAAAGAGATGAAAGGATCAAGGAAATGCGTATTCTCGACCTTATCAGAGAATTTAAACTTCAGAAGATGAAGGATTCAAATACAGTTAAAGAGTATTCTGACATATTACTCAACATTGCCAACAAA GTAGTTAAAGAtcaagaagaggaagatcaatTATTTGTTGTGTCATATTTTGCAAGCGATGTTTCAAGCGAGTCTTGGCCGATCGATAGCGGATGCACAAATCACATGATTTTCGAGAAAGAACTCTTCAAGGAATTGAAGCCTACTCGAGTTAAAAAACTTATAATAGGCAATGGAAACTATATTCCAGCAAAAGAAATAGGAACCATAGCAATTGAGACACAACCAGGTACTAAAACAATATCTGATGTACTTTATGTAGCTAATTTTGACCAAAACTTGTTAACCCTTGGTCAACTGGTAGAAAAAAGTTTCAAATTATATTTCGAAGATAATTATTGCTTAATCAAGGATCCAGCGGGGCAAGACTTAtttaaagtaaaaatgagagGCAAAAGTTTCTCATTAGATCCACGTGAGGAAAAGCAAATGGTGTATTCAACAAAAGAAAATGTTGCAGAGTTATGGCATAAGAGACTCAGACATTATCACTATCAAGGACTTGTCAAAATGCAAAAATTGAAGATGGTGGAGAACCTATCCGACCTAGAAGTGAACTCTACAGAATGTCATGCCTACAATTTG TCAGAAGTTGATGGTgtattctggaaattcaaaaatttggtgaaaaatcaAAGTGGCTGCAATATTCAAGCTTTAAGGTCTGATAATGGGAAGGAATACACCCTAGCAAAATTTATCTCATTCTGCGAGGATGCTG AAAAAGATCCAAAATGGAGAGTTGCAATGAAGGATGAACTCAACATGATTGAGAAAAATCATACCGGGAAACTTGTGAAAAGACCTAAAGACAGAAAAGTCATAAGA CACAAAGCTAGACTTATTGTGAAGGGGTATGCTCAAGTCTTTGGTATTGATTTTTCTGACACATTTGCTCATGTTTCCAAATTAGAAACCATCATATTATTGTTGGTTATAGCTGCACAGAAGGATTGGAAAGTGTTTCAGCTAGACGTTAAATCTGCATTCTTGAATGGCTTTCTTGAGGAAAAAATTTATGTTGAGCAGCCTGAAGGATTCATAGTCAAAGGGAATGAATATGAAGTATACCAGCTTAGGAAAGCTTT AAAAAGCACCTGTGAAGCTACTCTCTACATTAAAGATGATGAAATCAATTTTATTGTAGTTTCACTATATGTAGATGACATGTTGGTTACAGGAAGCAATGACGAACTTGTTAAGAAGTTCAAAGAAGATATGCATCATACTTTCGAGATGACGGACTTGGGAGAAATGGTCCATTTTCCGAGTATGGAAATCAAGCAAAAGGTAAATGAAGTGTTCATCTGTCAAAAGAAGTATGCAGGACATATTTTGAAAAAGTTCAGAATGGAAAATTGCAAAGAAACAATTATTCCAATGTGTCATAAGGAGAAGTTGAGCAAAAATGATGAAGCTGAAAAAGTGGATAAGACTCTTTACAAAAGTATGGTTGATTGTCTCATGTATCTTACAATAACTAGACCTGATATTTTATATAATGTAAGTCTTCTATCTAGATTCACTAATTTTGCAATTGACACTCATTTTAGAGTAGCTAAAAGAGTGATGAGATATGTTAAAGGAACACTGAATTTTGGAATCAAGTTCTATGTAAATCAGAAGTATGTATTGTAG